The following are encoded together in the Streptomyces asoensis genome:
- a CDS encoding DNA repair helicase XPB, whose translation MNGPLIVQSDKTLLLEVDHEQADDCRRAIAPFAELERAPEHIHTYRLTPLGLWNARAAGHDAEQVVDALVEYSRYPVPHALLVDIAETMDRYGRLTLSKHPAHGLVLTTTDRPVLEEILRSKRVAPLVGARIDPDSVVVHPSERGQIKQTLLKLGWPAEDLAGYVDGEAHPIELAEDGWALRPYQKQAVENFWHGGSGVVVLPCGAGKTLVGAGAMAQAKSTTLILVTNTVSARQWKHELVKRTSLTEDEIGEYSGTRKEIRPVTIATYQVLTTRRKGVYPHLELFDSRDWGLILYDEVHLLPAPVFKFTADLQARRRLGLTATLVREDGRESDVFSLIGPKRFDAPWKEIEAQGYIAPADCVEVRVNLTDSERLAYATAEAEEKYRFCATTATKRKVTEAIVRRFAGQQVLVIGQYIDQLDELGEHLGAPVIKGETSNAQREKLFDAFRQGEISVLVVSKVANFSIDLPEATVAIQVSGTFGSRQEEAQRLGRVLRPKADGHQAHFYSVVARDTLDQDFAAHRQRFLAEQGYAYRIMDADELLAEGPGPGPGPA comes from the coding sequence GTGAACGGACCGCTGATCGTCCAGTCGGACAAGACTCTGCTCCTGGAGGTCGACCACGAGCAGGCGGACGACTGCCGTCGTGCCATCGCGCCGTTCGCGGAACTGGAGCGGGCGCCGGAGCACATCCACACCTACCGGCTGACGCCGCTGGGGCTGTGGAACGCCCGCGCGGCCGGGCACGACGCCGAGCAGGTCGTGGACGCGCTCGTGGAGTACAGCCGCTACCCCGTGCCGCACGCGCTGCTCGTCGACATCGCCGAGACCATGGACCGCTACGGCCGGCTGACCCTGAGCAAGCATCCGGCGCACGGGCTGGTGCTCACCACGACCGACCGGCCGGTGCTGGAGGAGATCCTGCGCTCCAAGCGGGTCGCTCCGCTGGTCGGCGCCCGGATCGACCCGGACAGCGTCGTCGTGCACCCCTCGGAGCGCGGGCAGATCAAGCAGACGCTGCTGAAGCTCGGCTGGCCCGCCGAGGACCTCGCCGGGTACGTCGACGGCGAGGCGCACCCGATCGAGCTCGCCGAGGACGGCTGGGCGCTGCGGCCCTACCAGAAGCAGGCCGTGGAGAACTTCTGGCACGGCGGCAGCGGGGTCGTGGTGCTGCCGTGCGGTGCCGGCAAGACCCTGGTCGGCGCCGGCGCGATGGCCCAGGCGAAGTCGACGACGCTGATCCTCGTCACCAACACGGTCTCCGCGCGGCAGTGGAAGCACGAGCTGGTGAAGCGCACCTCGCTGACCGAGGACGAGATCGGCGAGTACAGCGGGACGCGCAAGGAGATCCGGCCGGTCACCATCGCCACCTACCAGGTGCTGACGACCCGGCGCAAAGGCGTGTACCCGCACCTGGAGCTGTTCGACTCCCGGGACTGGGGGCTCATCCTCTACGACGAGGTGCACCTGCTGCCGGCGCCGGTCTTCAAGTTCACGGCGGATCTCCAGGCCCGCCGCCGCCTGGGCCTGACCGCGACCCTGGTCCGCGAGGACGGCCGTGAGTCGGACGTGTTCTCCCTGATCGGTCCCAAGCGGTTCGACGCTCCGTGGAAGGAGATCGAGGCGCAGGGCTACATCGCGCCCGCGGACTGCGTCGAGGTCCGGGTGAACCTGACGGACTCCGAGCGGCTGGCGTACGCCACCGCCGAGGCGGAGGAGAAGTACCGGTTCTGCGCGACGACGGCGACCAAGCGGAAGGTGACGGAGGCGATCGTCCGGCGCTTCGCGGGGCAGCAGGTCCTCGTCATCGGCCAGTACATCGACCAGCTGGACGAGCTGGGCGAGCACCTGGGCGCCCCGGTGATCAAGGGCGAGACCTCCAACGCGCAGCGCGAGAAGCTCTTCGACGCCTTCCGGCAGGGCGAGATCAGCGTTCTGGTGGTGTCCAAGGTGGCGAACTTCTCGATCGACCTGCCGGAGGCGACGGTCGCCATCCAGGTCTCGGGGACGTTCGGCTCCCGTCAGGAGGAGGCACAGCGCCTCGGCCGGGTGCTGCGCCCCAAGGCGGACGGCCACCAGGCCCACTTCTACTCGGTGGTCGCGCGGGACACGCTCGACCAGGACTTCGCGGCGCACCGCCAGCGGTTCCTGGCGGAGCAGGGCTACGCGTACCGGATCATGGACGCGGACGAGCTGCTGGCCGAGGGGCCCGGGCCGGGTCCGGGTCCCGCCTGA
- a CDS encoding HelD family protein, whose product MSTSSTPSTPSSTPVDDDPLARERAHLSSSRSALRAMREDAEALDISDVTANWVNAQILERQIGERIKALADLSHTPLFFGRLDYLHAPGAEQAEGAEGEQFYIGRRHVHDGDGDPMVIDWRAPVSQPFYRASKKDPMDVGLRRRFGYTGGELTAYEDEHLSDPAETARTSALLQREIERPRVGPMRDIVATIQPEQDEIVRSGLGGTVCVQGGPGTGKTAVGLHRVAYLLYAHRERLARTGTLVIGPNKSFLHYIEQVLPALGELTVRQGTVDDLVAHVEVRGTDDAAAAVVKGDARMAEVLRRAVRSHVGRPAEPLVVVRGSRRWRVPAHELEEMVRELLERGMRYGAAREALPQRIAHAVLVQMERSGEAPDDRVQDAVARNSAVKAAVKALWPAVDPAKLVLRLLTDAEFLAEHAAGVLSEEEQRTILWAKPARSVRSARWSAADAVLVDEARDIVERTHSLGHVVLDEAQDLSPMQYRAVGRRCTTGSATVLGDLAQGTTPWATRSWEEALTHLGKADAVIEELTAGFRVPTDVITYASRLLPHIAPGLTPVASVRENPGFFDLRPVTGDDEVVAACEELLRNEGSTGLIAADARIPALAEALAASGIAHLSPGEETTAETRLTLVPASLAKGLEYDYVVLDEPGAVVDGEPDERTGLRRLYVALTRAVSGLIVTHVAALPPQLA is encoded by the coding sequence TTGTCCACGTCGTCCACGCCGTCCACGCCGTCGTCCACACCTGTGGACGACGATCCGCTCGCCCGCGAGCGCGCCCATCTCAGCTCCTCCCGGAGCGCCCTGCGGGCCATGCGCGAGGACGCCGAGGCCCTCGACATCAGCGACGTCACCGCGAACTGGGTCAACGCCCAGATCCTGGAGCGCCAGATCGGCGAGCGCATCAAGGCGCTCGCCGACCTCAGCCACACCCCGCTGTTCTTCGGCCGGCTCGACTACCTGCACGCGCCCGGCGCCGAGCAGGCGGAGGGGGCGGAGGGGGAGCAGTTCTACATCGGGCGCCGGCATGTGCACGACGGCGACGGGGACCCGATGGTCATCGACTGGCGTGCGCCGGTCTCGCAGCCGTTCTACCGGGCCTCGAAGAAGGACCCGATGGACGTCGGGCTGCGCCGCCGCTTCGGTTACACCGGCGGCGAGCTCACCGCGTACGAGGACGAGCACCTCTCCGACCCGGCGGAGACGGCGCGGACCAGCGCGCTGCTCCAGCGGGAGATCGAGCGGCCGCGCGTCGGCCCGATGCGGGACATCGTCGCCACCATCCAGCCCGAGCAGGACGAGATCGTCCGCAGCGGGCTGGGCGGCACCGTCTGTGTGCAGGGCGGGCCGGGCACCGGGAAGACGGCCGTCGGCCTGCACCGGGTCGCCTACCTGCTCTACGCGCACCGTGAGCGGCTCGCCCGCACCGGCACCCTGGTCATCGGCCCGAACAAGTCCTTCCTCCACTACATCGAGCAGGTGCTGCCCGCCCTGGGCGAGCTGACGGTCCGCCAGGGCACGGTCGACGACCTGGTGGCCCATGTCGAGGTGCGGGGCACGGACGACGCGGCGGCGGCGGTCGTCAAGGGCGACGCGAGGATGGCGGAGGTGCTGCGGCGGGCCGTCCGTTCGCACGTCGGCAGGCCGGCCGAACCGCTCGTCGTCGTGCGCGGCTCGCGGCGGTGGCGGGTGCCCGCCCACGAGCTGGAGGAGATGGTCCGGGAGCTGCTGGAGCGCGGCATGCGCTACGGCGCGGCCCGCGAGGCCCTGCCCCAGCGCATCGCGCACGCGGTCCTGGTGCAGATGGAGCGCTCGGGCGAGGCGCCCGACGACCGGGTGCAGGACGCCGTCGCCCGTAACAGCGCGGTCAAGGCGGCCGTGAAGGCGCTCTGGCCGGCCGTCGATCCGGCGAAGCTGGTGCTCCGGCTGCTCACGGACGCGGAGTTCCTCGCCGAGCACGCGGCGGGCGTGCTGAGCGAGGAGGAGCAGAGGACGATCCTGTGGGCGAAGCCGGCGCGGTCGGTGAGGTCGGCCCGGTGGTCGGCGGCGGACGCGGTCCTCGTCGACGAGGCGAGAGACATCGTCGAGCGCACGCACTCGCTCGGGCATGTGGTCCTGGACGAGGCGCAGGACCTGTCCCCCATGCAGTACCGGGCGGTCGGCCGGCGCTGCACGACGGGTTCGGCGACCGTGCTGGGCGATCTGGCGCAGGGCACCACCCCGTGGGCGACGCGGAGCTGGGAGGAGGCGCTGACCCACCTGGGCAAGGCGGACGCGGTGATCGAGGAGCTGACGGCCGGTTTCCGTGTGCCGACGGACGTCATCACCTACGCCTCACGGCTGCTCCCGCACATCGCGCCGGGACTCACGCCGGTCGCCTCGGTCCGTGAGAACCCGGGCTTCTTCGACCTCAGGCCGGTCACGGGTGACGACGAGGTCGTCGCGGCCTGCGAGGAACTGCTGCGCAACGAGGGCTCGACGGGCCTGATCGCGGCCGACGCCCGGATCCCCGCCCTGGCCGAGGCGCTGGCGGCGTCCGGTATCGCCCACCTCTCCCCCGGCGAGGAGACGACCGCCGAGACCCGGCTCACCCTCGTCCCGGCCTCCCTGGCCAAGGGCCTGGAGTACGACTACGTGGTCCTAGACGAGCCGGGGGCGGTGGTCGACGGCGAACCGGACGAGCGGACCGGGCTGCGCCGGCTGTACGTGGCGCTGACCCGGGCGGTGTCGGGCCTGATCGTGACCCACGTGGCCGCCCTGCCGCCCCAACTCGCCTGA
- a CDS encoding copper homeostasis protein CutC: MSKRAVLEVIALDAEDAVAAQTGGADRLELVTDMAADGLTPPVTVFAGIRAAVDLSLRVMLRRSEGFAAGTAQDVYSLVRAAGELRAAGADEFVLGFLDAGGGVDLAAVERVVAELDGCRWTFHRALDHAADRDALRKQLDGLPGLDTYLTAGSADGVDTGLPVLLAEAARHGEQGYEQRLLVGGGLGLGHVPVLRAGGVDAFHIGGAARPRGWSGPVSAQAVAQWRRAVDGVPAD; the protein is encoded by the coding sequence ATGAGCAAGCGTGCAGTTCTGGAGGTGATCGCCCTCGACGCCGAGGACGCGGTCGCCGCCCAGACCGGAGGCGCGGACCGCCTCGAGCTGGTCACCGACATGGCCGCCGACGGCCTCACCCCGCCGGTCACGGTCTTCGCCGGGATCCGGGCCGCCGTGGACCTCTCCCTGCGCGTGATGCTGAGACGCTCCGAGGGCTTCGCGGCGGGAACCGCGCAGGACGTCTACTCCCTGGTGCGGGCCGCCGGCGAACTGCGGGCGGCCGGCGCGGACGAGTTCGTGCTCGGCTTCCTCGACGCCGGGGGCGGGGTGGACCTGGCCGCGGTGGAGCGCGTCGTCGCCGAGCTGGACGGCTGCCGCTGGACCTTCCACCGCGCCCTCGACCACGCCGCCGACCGGGACGCCCTGCGCAAGCAGCTCGACGGCCTGCCCGGTCTGGACACCTACCTCACGGCCGGTTCCGCCGACGGCGTCGACACCGGGCTGCCCGTCCTGCTCGCGGAGGCGGCCCGGCACGGCGAACAGGGCTACGAGCAGCGGCTCCTCGTGGGCGGCGGCCTGGGCCTCGGCCATGTGCCCGTGCTGCGGGCGGGCGGTGTCGACGCCTTCCACATCGGCGGCGCGGCCCGCCCGCGGGGCTGGTCCGGCCCGGTCTCGGCGCAGGCCGTGGCGCAGTGGCGCCGCGCGGTGGACGGCGTCCCGGCCGACTGA
- a CDS encoding DUF4031 domain-containing protein, with the protein MTVYIDPPDWPGHGRMWSHLVSDVSYDELHRFAEGLGVPRRAFERDHYDIPSHRYAEVVAAGAVRVSSREVVRLLTQAGLRRRKGTTG; encoded by the coding sequence GTGACCGTCTACATCGACCCGCCCGACTGGCCGGGGCACGGCCGTATGTGGTCGCACCTCGTCAGCGATGTCTCCTACGACGAACTGCACCGGTTCGCCGAGGGGTTGGGCGTCCCCCGGCGCGCCTTCGAGCGCGATCACTACGACATCCCGTCGCACCGTTACGCCGAGGTGGTGGCCGCCGGCGCGGTCCGGGTCAGCAGCCGCGAGGTGGTCCGCCTCCTGACACAGGCCGGCCTCCGCCGCCGCAAGGGCACCACCGGCTGA
- the murQ gene encoding N-acetylmuramic acid 6-phosphate etherase yields MTHRPDPRELRTTLESLTTEAFRPELADVDRLPTLDIARLMNGEDTGVPAAVGARLPQIAAVVDAVAARMARGGRLVYAGAGTAGRLGVLDACECPPTFATAPGQVVGLIAGGPSAMVTSVEGAEDSEDLAEADLAALALTPDDTVVGVSASGRTPYAVGAVRYARARGALTVGLACNAGSALAAAAEHGIEVVVGPELLTGSTRLKAGTAQKLVLNMISTITMIRLGKTYGNLMVDVRATNEKLRARAHRIVALATGADDEDIEAALTATGGEVKNAVLVLLAGVDGPAAARLLEESGGHLRAALGTGGG; encoded by the coding sequence ATGACCCACCGGCCCGACCCCCGAGAACTGCGCACCACGCTCGAGTCCCTCACCACCGAGGCGTTCCGCCCCGAACTCGCCGATGTCGACCGGCTTCCCACCCTCGACATCGCCCGGCTGATGAACGGGGAGGACACCGGCGTCCCCGCCGCCGTCGGCGCCCGGCTGCCGCAGATCGCCGCCGTCGTGGACGCCGTCGCGGCCCGCATGGCGCGCGGCGGACGGCTGGTCTACGCCGGTGCCGGCACCGCCGGACGGCTCGGCGTGCTCGACGCCTGCGAGTGCCCGCCCACCTTCGCCACCGCGCCCGGCCAGGTCGTCGGGCTGATCGCGGGCGGCCCGTCGGCCATGGTCACCTCCGTCGAGGGCGCCGAGGACTCCGAGGACCTCGCCGAGGCGGACCTTGCCGCCCTCGCGCTCACCCCCGACGACACCGTGGTCGGCGTCTCCGCGTCCGGCCGCACCCCCTACGCCGTCGGCGCCGTGCGGTACGCGCGGGCCCGGGGCGCCCTGACCGTCGGGCTGGCCTGCAACGCGGGCAGTGCGCTGGCCGCCGCCGCCGAGCACGGCATCGAGGTGGTCGTGGGCCCCGAGCTGCTGACCGGCTCCACCCGGCTGAAGGCGGGCACCGCTCAGAAGCTGGTGCTGAACATGATCTCGACGATCACCATGATCCGGCTGGGCAAGACCTACGGGAACCTGATGGTCGACGTCCGTGCCACGAACGAGAAGCTGCGTGCCCGCGCGCACCGGATCGTGGCCCTGGCGACCGGGGCGGACGACGAGGACATCGAGGCGGCCCTCACGGCCACCGGCGGCGAGGTGAAGAACGCGGTCCTCGTCCTGCTCGCCGGGGTGGACGGGCCGGCCGCCGCCCGCCTTCTGGAGGAGTCCGGGGGCCATCTGCGCGCCGCGCTCGGCACGGGAGGCGGCTGA
- a CDS encoding PTS transporter subunit EIIC translates to MRIDSSSTAAAILPLVGGAANVRSVAHCMTRLRLGLADPALADEEALRAVPGVLGLVVDDGSYQVVLGPGAVSGVTAAFESLLARPARDGGPDARGAGPAAARRRGAATPVRSGLRRLAAVFVPLLPALIGCGVLAGVNGLLLNTGWLPGAAPALTAVASAFMTLIAVFVGHNTAKEFGGTPVLGGAVAAIVVHPGVAKVTAFGVTLTPGQGGVLGALAAALLATRVERWCRGRVPEALDVLVTPTVTVLVAGLGTLYGLMYAAGAVSSAIGTAANWLLATTGAFAGLVLGGLFLPLVMLGLHQALIPIHTALIEQQGSTALLPVLAMAGAGQVGAALAVYVRLRHDTSLRKTIRSALPAGLLGIGEPLVYGVSLPLGRPFLTACVGGAAGGAFVGFFAMLGDRVGATAIGPSGWALFPLLAGNRGPALTAAIYAGGLLTAYTIGFAATYAFAGLRSPRPGPPDGTGDGGHPESGSRKDGSRESGGPQDGPGAAGSPEGGGVLPLGA, encoded by the coding sequence GTGCGCATCGACTCCTCCTCCACAGCCGCCGCGATCCTGCCCCTGGTGGGCGGCGCCGCGAACGTCAGGTCCGTCGCCCACTGCATGACCCGGCTGCGGCTGGGTCTCGCCGACCCCGCGCTCGCGGACGAGGAGGCGCTGCGGGCCGTGCCCGGGGTCCTCGGGCTCGTCGTGGACGACGGCTCGTACCAGGTGGTGCTCGGCCCGGGGGCGGTGAGCGGGGTGACGGCCGCGTTCGAGTCGCTGCTCGCCCGCCCGGCCCGTGACGGCGGACCGGACGCGCGCGGGGCCGGTCCGGCGGCGGCACGGCGCCGGGGAGCCGCGACCCCGGTCAGGTCGGGGCTGCGCCGGCTGGCCGCCGTGTTCGTCCCGCTCCTTCCCGCGCTGATCGGCTGCGGGGTCCTCGCCGGGGTCAACGGCCTGCTGCTGAACACCGGTTGGCTGCCCGGGGCGGCCCCCGCCCTCACCGCCGTCGCGTCCGCCTTCATGACGCTGATCGCCGTCTTCGTCGGTCACAACACGGCGAAGGAGTTCGGCGGGACTCCGGTCCTGGGCGGGGCGGTCGCGGCGATCGTCGTCCACCCCGGGGTCGCGAAGGTGACGGCGTTCGGGGTGACCCTCACCCCCGGCCAGGGCGGGGTCCTCGGCGCGCTGGCCGCGGCCCTGCTGGCCACCCGCGTCGAGCGGTGGTGCCGCGGCCGGGTCCCGGAGGCACTGGACGTGCTCGTGACCCCGACCGTGACGGTCCTCGTGGCCGGCCTCGGCACGCTGTACGGCCTGATGTACGCGGCCGGTGCGGTGTCCTCGGCGATCGGCACGGCGGCGAACTGGCTGCTGGCGACGACGGGCGCCTTCGCGGGGCTGGTGCTCGGCGGCCTCTTCCTGCCGCTGGTGATGCTGGGCCTGCACCAGGCCCTCATCCCCATCCACACCGCCCTCATCGAGCAGCAGGGCTCCACGGCCCTGCTGCCCGTCCTGGCGATGGCGGGGGCGGGCCAGGTCGGCGCCGCGCTGGCGGTGTACGTCCGGCTGCGCCACGACACGTCGCTGCGGAAGACGATCAGGTCGGCGCTGCCCGCGGGGCTGCTGGGCATCGGGGAACCCCTGGTCTACGGGGTGTCGCTCCCGCTGGGGCGGCCCTTCCTCACGGCCTGCGTGGGCGGGGCGGCCGGCGGCGCCTTCGTCGGGTTCTTCGCGATGCTCGGCGACCGGGTGGGCGCGACGGCGATCGGCCCGTCCGGCTGGGCCCTGTTCCCCCTGCTGGCGGGCAACCGGGGGCCGGCCCTGACGGCGGCGATCTACGCGGGCGGCCTGCTGACGGCCTACACGATCGGCTTCGCGGCGACGTACGCCTTCGCCGGTCTGCGCTCCCCGCGCCCCGGCCCGCCGGACGGGACGGGCGACGGCGGGCACCCGGAGAGCGGGAGCCGGAAGGACGGGAGCCGGGAGAGCGGGGGCCCGCAGGACGGGCCGGGGGCGGCCGGGTCCCCGGAGGGCGGGGGCGTCCTACCCTTGGGGGCATGA
- a CDS encoding metallophosphoesterase → MRILHLSDTHIGRVDGPEGDPVDATDSLRLLLDALRHQREVDAVVVTGDLADDGSVEAYTTVRELVGAFARSLDAPVFYTTGNHDERSAFAKVLGDGHPDAELTLAGAERAAVSTVGGWRFVTLDSLVPGKVHGRLGARQLDWLREVLSTPAERGTVVAFHHPPIALDVSATQRVFGLRDPGELAEAVRGSDVRVLLTGHFHLQLFGLLAGVPVWVTPGVVNRIDLTTAPGTERAVRGASASLVELGGGTGPMFHTLHARDPRAHETVYELDEERTREIIARHG, encoded by the coding sequence ATGAGAATCCTGCATCTCTCGGACACCCACATCGGACGCGTCGACGGCCCCGAGGGCGACCCCGTCGACGCGACCGATTCCCTGCGGCTCCTCCTCGACGCGCTCCGCCACCAGCGGGAGGTGGACGCGGTCGTCGTCACCGGCGATCTCGCCGACGACGGCTCGGTCGAGGCGTACACGACCGTGCGGGAGCTCGTCGGTGCCTTCGCGCGCTCCCTGGACGCGCCCGTCTTCTACACCACGGGCAACCACGACGAGCGGTCCGCCTTCGCGAAGGTGCTGGGCGACGGGCATCCGGACGCGGAGCTGACCCTCGCCGGCGCCGAGCGCGCGGCCGTCAGCACGGTCGGCGGCTGGCGGTTCGTCACCCTCGACTCACTGGTGCCCGGCAAGGTCCACGGCCGGCTCGGCGCCCGCCAACTGGACTGGCTGCGCGAGGTGCTCAGCACCCCCGCCGAGCGGGGCACCGTCGTCGCCTTCCACCACCCCCCGATCGCCCTCGACGTCTCGGCCACCCAGCGGGTCTTCGGACTGCGCGACCCCGGGGAGCTGGCGGAGGCCGTCCGGGGGAGCGACGTGCGCGTCCTGCTCACCGGCCACTTCCACCTCCAGCTCTTCGGGCTGCTGGCCGGCGTGCCGGTGTGGGTGACGCCGGGGGTCGTCAACCGCATCGACCTGACGACCGCGCCCGGCACCGAGCGGGCCGTGCGGGGCGCTTCCGCCTCCCTGGTGGAGCTGGGCGGCGGGACGGGGCCGATGTTCCACACCCTGCACGCCCGCGATCCGCGCGCCCACGAGACGGTCTACGAACTCGACGAGGAGCGGACCCGGGAGATCATCGCGCGCCACGGCTGA
- a CDS encoding NADH:flavin oxidoreductase — translation MSITPPAPSRAAEILSRPVSLNGLTVPNRIAMAPMTRMFSPGGVPGEDVVSYYGRRAAAGVGLIVTEGTYVGHESAGQSDRVPRFHGEEQLAGWAKVAEAVHAGGGTIVPQLWHIGMVRNQGEPPFADAPAVGPSGIRVDGTEGAGKAMTQRDLDDVIGAFAEAAAAAERIGFDGVELHGAHGYLLDQFLWAGTNRRTDAYGGDPVARAKFAAEVVAAVRETVSAEFPIIFRYSQWKQEAYDARLAETPEELEAVLAPLAAAGVDAFHASTRRYWLPEFDGSDLNLAGWTKKLTGKPTITVGSVGLDGDFIKAFAGEGSPVKGIDDLLDRLERDEFDMVAVGRALLQDPEWAAKVLGGRLDELKPYDAAALRTLS, via the coding sequence GTGAGCATCACCCCGCCCGCCCCGTCGCGCGCCGCCGAGATCCTCTCCCGGCCGGTCTCCCTCAACGGGCTGACCGTCCCGAACCGCATCGCGATGGCGCCGATGACGCGCATGTTCTCCCCGGGCGGCGTCCCCGGCGAGGACGTCGTGTCGTACTACGGCCGCCGGGCCGCCGCAGGTGTCGGTCTCATCGTCACCGAGGGGACGTACGTCGGGCACGAGTCCGCGGGGCAGAGCGACCGGGTGCCGCGATTCCACGGCGAGGAGCAGCTCGCGGGCTGGGCGAAGGTCGCCGAGGCGGTGCACGCGGGCGGCGGGACGATCGTGCCGCAGCTGTGGCACATCGGCATGGTGCGCAACCAGGGTGAGCCGCCGTTCGCGGACGCGCCCGCCGTCGGGCCCTCCGGCATACGGGTCGACGGAACCGAGGGCGCCGGCAAGGCGATGACCCAGCGCGACCTGGACGACGTCATCGGCGCGTTCGCCGAGGCCGCGGCCGCCGCCGAGCGGATCGGCTTCGACGGCGTCGAGCTGCACGGCGCCCACGGCTACCTCCTCGACCAGTTCCTGTGGGCGGGCACCAACCGCCGCACCGATGCCTACGGCGGCGACCCGGTGGCCCGTGCGAAGTTCGCCGCCGAGGTCGTGGCCGCCGTGCGGGAGACCGTCTCGGCCGAGTTCCCGATCATCTTCCGCTACTCGCAGTGGAAGCAGGAGGCCTACGACGCGCGGCTCGCCGAGACGCCCGAGGAGCTGGAGGCCGTCCTCGCCCCGCTCGCCGCCGCCGGCGTCGACGCCTTCCACGCCTCGACCCGCCGCTACTGGCTCCCCGAGTTCGACGGTTCCGACCTGAACCTCGCGGGCTGGACGAAGAAGCTCACCGGCAAGCCCACCATCACGGTCGGTTCCGTCGGCCTCGACGGCGACTTCATCAAGGCCTTCGCGGGCGAGGGCTCCCCGGTCAAGGGCATCGACGACCTCCTCGACCGGCTGGAGCGCGACGAGTTCGACATGGTGGCCGTCGGCCGGGCGCTGCTCCAGGACCCGGAGTGGGCGGCCAAGGTCCTCGGCGGCCGTCTCGACGAGCTGAAGCCCTACGACGCCGCCGCGCTGCGCACCCTCAGCTGA